DNA sequence from the Prosthecobacter sp. SYSU 5D2 genome:
CACCTTCATCGAAGGGGCGATTGCTGAAATTGACCAGAAGCTCTCCAAGCAGCTGAACGTGATCATGCATCACGCGGATTTTTCCAAGCTGGAAGGCTCCTGGCGCGGTCTGGCGCATCTTGTCTTCAATACGGAGACAGACACGATGCTGAAGATCAAGGTGATGAACGTCTCCAAGAAGGAGATCCACCGGACGCTGAAGAGCTACAAAGGTGCCATGTGGGACCAGAGCCCGCTCTTCAAAAAGATCTACGAAGAGGAATTTGGCACGCCAGGCGGGGTGCCCTTCGGCGCCATGATCGGCGATTATGAATTCGATCACACCGCCACCGACGTGGAGTGCCTGCGGGATCTGTCCAAGATCGCCGCTACGGCGCACTGCCCGTTCATCGCCGCCGCCGGGCCCAATCTTCTCAACATGGATACCTGGCAGCAGCTGGGTGACAAAAGGGATCTGGCGAAGATTTTCGACACCGTCGAGTATGCCTCCTGGAAAAGCCTCCGTGAGTCTGAAGACTCCCGTTTCCTGGGTCTGGCGATGCCGCGCTTTCTCTCCCGGCTGCCGTACAGCACCAAGAACAACCCGGTGGATGCCTTTGCCTTTGAAGAGGATGCTTCCAGTTCCGACCACTCCAACTACATCTGGTCCAATGCGGCGTATGCCATGGGCACCAACATTACCCGCGCCTTTAAAAAGAGCGGATGGTGCGCCCAGATCCGCGGTGTGGAAAGCGGCGGTCTGGTGGAAAACCTGCCGGTGCATGCCTTCCCGACGGACGACGGCGGCGTGGACATGAAGTGCCCTACTGAAATCGCGATCACGGACCGGCGCGAGCATGAGCTGGCCCGGCTGGGCATGATGCCGCTCTCCCACTGGAAGAACACGGACTATGCCGCCTTCATTGGTGCGCAGTCCCTGCAAAAACCGGCCAAGTATGATGACAAGGACGCCACGGCCAACGCCAACCTCTCCGCGCGGCTGCCTTATCTGTTCTCCTGCTGCCGTTTTGCCCATTATCTGAAGTGCATTGTGCGTGACAAGATCGGCTCCTTCAAGGAGCGGGATGACATGCAGCTCTGGCTGAACAGCTGGATCATGCAGTATGTGACGGATTCCGGAGCCTCCGACGAGGCGAAGGCGGAGAAACCCCTGTCTGCAGCGGAAGTCTCCGTGCAGGCCAATCCTGAAGATCCCGGTTACTACCGTGCGCAGTTCTCTCTGCGCCCCCACTTTCAGTTGGAAGGAGTCAACATCAGCCTCCGCCTGGTTTCCCGCCTGCCTTCTGAACGCAAAAGCTAGAGCAAATCACACCGCGAAAACAAACAGACAAAACACTAACCTAAAAACATCATGGCCTTCGATACCTATCTTCAACTGGAACCCATCAAAGGGGAATCCACCGATGACAAACACAAGAACTGGATTGAGGTTTTCTCATTCTCCCACGGCCTTTCCCAGCAGGGATCTGGCGCAATCAGCGGCGGATCCACCCGTGTGGCCGGCAAAGTGGACGTGCAGGACTTCACCATCACGAAGCGTCTGGACCTCAGCTCCCCTTACCTCAACAAGAACTGCTGCCAGGGCAAGCACCTTGACAAGGCCGTGGTGGAGATTTGCAAAAGCACCGGTCAGAAGGAAGTCTTCATGAAATACACCTTCGAAAACGTGGTCGTCAGCTCCATCAACATCGGTGGTGGCCAGGGCCAGGAGTTCCCGGTGGAAACCGTCTCCTTCTCCTTCGGCAAGGTGAAGTGGGAATACAACCACATTGACAACAAGACGGGTGCCAAGGTCGCCAACATGACCGCCACCCATGACCTTGTGAAGAACGTTACGACCTAGTTGGTTAAGTTCGTCTTTTTGCATCAGCTCTTGCGAAGCAAACTTGGTGGCGTGCTCTGACGTGACAGAGCACGCCATCTTTATGAAATGATCCCCCTGTCAGGCCGGGCTGTTCCTGACTTTCCCAACCCCCGCGCAAAAACCTGCATGACCCCGTCGGAAGAAATCCAGCAGCAGATCAAAAACGGTGATTTGACGGCTGCCATCGCTGCGACCAAAGCCGCCATCCGCAAGGCTCCCACTGACCCCGAGCTGCGCTTCATGCTTTTCCAGACCCTCAGCCTTGCGGCCGACTGGGAAGCTGCCTCCAACCAGCTCGTCGCCTATTCCGAGCTGACTGGCCGCCAGTCGCCCCTGCCCATTGTTTTTAATGATGTCATCCATGCCGAGGTCCGCCGCAAACATGTCTTTCTGGGACAGGAAGCACCCACCATTTTTGGCGAGCCGCCCGAGTGGGTGTCCTATCTCGTCCAGTCCCTGAGCCAGTCCGCCCAGGGCAACCCTGCGGATGCCATCCGTCTGCGCAGTGAAGCCCTGGAGCAGGCGCCCGCCGTCTCCGGCAGCATCAATGGCACCCCTTTTGAATGGCTGATGGATGGTGACAGCCGCATGGGCACCCTTTTTGAAGCCATCATCAACGGCCAGTACTACTGGGTGCCGCAGAACCGTCTGCGCAGCGTCACCCTGGAGGAACCGACCCAGGCACGGGATGCCATCTGGGCTGCTGCCGAGCTGTCCCTGGAAAATGACGCCCGCATCTCCGCTTTCATCCCCGTCCGCTATCCGGGTGCTGCCGGCTGGAAATCGGACCTGCTCAAGCTTTCCCGTGAAACGGACTGGGAATCCCCTGCAGAAGGTTTTTATGTCGGACTTGGCCAGCGGGTGCTGATGACAAACGATGGTGAATTTCCCCTGCTGGATGTCCGCCAGATTGAATTCAACGCCCTCTGACCCCTCCGCCGCGCATGATGGAAGAAGCTGAGAGCCGCCTGCCTTGCCTGCTCGACCGGTTGATTGACGAGGCTCCGGGCCAGGCGGTGGGGCCTTCCCACCGCCGTTCCATCTCCCTGAAAGAATATCGGATGGCTGTACTCAGGGATCTGCGCTGGCTGCTCAATTCACCCCGCCATCTGAAAACGGAAGCGCTGTACGACTATCCTGAAGTCGCCCGCTCCGTCCTCAATTTCGGCACCCGCGACCTTGCTGGCCTGACCTCCTCCGCGTTTGATCCTCTGGAGATCGAATCGGAGCTGAGGGATGCCATCCTGCACTTTGAGCCGCGCATCATCCCGGATTCCCTCCAGGTCAGGCTGATCCATGATGCTGCGGATGACGGCAAAATCGCTTTCGAGATCAATGGCCAGCTCTGGGCGCTGCCTTATGCGGAGCGTATTCTTTTCCGCACGGAGATGGACCTGGAGACGGGAGCCTGTGAGCTTTCCATCATCACATGAACCGCGCCTTTCTAGAGCTGTACAACGAGGAACTGCGCCACATCCGTGAGCGCGCAGCGGAATTTGCCGCCTCCTACCCGAAGATCGCCGGCCGCCTGGCGCTGGACAAGGAGGCGCGCGATGCCTGCCCGGACCCGTTTGTGGAACGGCTGCTGGAAGGCTTCGCCTACCTGGCTGCGCGTGTGCAGCTCAAGCTGGAGGCGGAGTTTCCCCGCTTCACGCAGGGCATTCTAGAGACGGTTTACCCGGACTACATGGCCCCGTGGCCCTCTGCCACCATTGTGCGGCTGGAGCCCAAATGGAATGACAAAGCCCTCATGGAAGGGGCACTGGTGCCCCGTGGTACGCGGCTGAATTCTCTGCGGCTCAAAGAGGAATCTACCACCTGCACCTTTGTCACTTCCCACGATGTCAGGCTCTGCCCGTTCAAAATTGAAGAAACGAAAAAAGGTGCGGAATACCATACCCGCACGGTGGGTGAGCTGAACGTGGCCAAGTTCTGCCCGAATCCCCGTGCCGCCCTGCGCATCCGGCTGCAGCTCCACGCCCCTGATGACCAGTCCATCAGCCAGGTGGACTGTGACCGGCTGGTTTTCTACATCCATGGTGAGGACCATCTGCCCGCCACGGTGCTGGAAGAAATATTCGCCCATGCGCAGGGTGTGCTGCTGTGTGAGCCGGGGGATGTGCGCCACCGCCACAGCACGTGGCTCACGACGGAGGCGCTGGAGCATGTGGGCTTTGCCGAAAACGAGTCCATGCTGCCCGTCAGCCCACGCAGCTTTGAAGGCCACCGCATCCTGCGCGAGCATTTCATGCTGCCGCAGCGGAACCTCTTCTTTGCCATCAAGGGCGTGAAAGCCGCGCTGGCCCGGCTGCCAGGCCGGGAGGTGGACCTGATCATCCCGCTGGCTGAGCGGAAAGAGAACATGGTGGACTTTGTCTCAGGGAAGCTTTTCCAGCTCAACTGCACCCCGGCCATCAATCTCTTTCCCAAACGCTCAGACCGCGTCCCGATCAGCCCCGGCTTTACTGAATACCAGGTGGTCATGGACCGCCTGCGCATGCTGGATTATGAGGTTCATACCGTCCTGGAGGTCAACGGCTACGGCCGGACCTCCTCCGAAGAGCAGAAATTCCACCCCTTCTATCTGCGGCCAGCCCATCATCCAAACCTGGGCGGTTTTTATTCGGTCAACCGCCTGCAGCGCACGCTGTCGGAGAATGAAAAGAAATTCGGCGCCAAGTCAACCTATGCAGGCAGCGAGGTGTTTCTGACCCTGGTGGATCCCACGGCGGCACCGTTTTCCCCCAAGCTGGAGCAGCTCGGCATCACGGCGCTGTGCACCAACCGCCACCTCCCGCTGAGCATGCCCAAAGGCATTGGGGAAACCGACTTCATCCCGGAGGAGCACCTCCCCGTGCGCACCATCCGCTGCCTGGCCGGTCCCACCGTCCCACGCCCCTCCTTCGCCGAAGGCCGCCATGCCTGGCGGGCCATCAGCCATCTTTCGCTGAACTATCTCTCCCTGGTGGAAAAAGGCCCCGATGGAGCTGAATCGCTGCGGCAGCTTCTGCGGCTGTACACGCTGAACCTCCCCAGCCAGACGATCATTGACGGCATTCTGGGCATCGAGAGCAAGCCCTCCCTGGCCCGCAGTCCTGGCGGCGGTCCTGTGGTCTTCATCCGCGGCATTGACATCACGCTGACGCTGGATGAGGACCGCTACGCCGGCAGCGGCATTTTCCCTCTCGCCAGTGTTCTGGATCAATTTTTGGCGCGCCAGGTTTCCCTGAACAGCTTCACCCGCCTGACGTTGAAAACCGCACAAAGGAAGGAGGTGATGTCATGGCCTCCCCGGGTCGGGAAGATCCCCATCGTCTGATCCAGGAGCTGTGCGCAGAGCCTTGGAAGTATGATTTCTTCCAGGGCCTGCGTGCCATTGAATGCGCCTTTGAGGACAAGCCGCGCATCGGCCGCTCCCGCACTCTGCGGGATGATCCCCTGCGCTTTGGCCAGCTCCTGTCATTGAGCTTTGCCACCTCCACCCTGGCCCAGCCGCAACTGGAAAACCAGGCGCAAAAGCTCACGGTGCGGTTCATGGGCCTCACCGGTCCCCACGGCCCGCTGCCTCTTCGCCTCACCGAATTCATGCGCAACCGGCTGCGCGGCATCTACGATTCCGACATTCAGGGCACCGCCGCAGACATCGGGGTGGAGAACGGAGTCGCCTCGCCGCGGGATTCCACCCTGGCGGAGTTTATTGACATCTTCCACCACCGGATGATCTCCCTGTTCTACCGCGCCTGGGCCGTGTCCCAGAAAACGGTGGATTTTGACCGCGAGGAAGACCGCTTTTTTGCCGAGTGGATCGCCTGCCTGTTCGGCACTGGACTGCCCGAGATGGACGGGCTGGACTCCATCCCCACCTGGCAGAAGCTGCCCTTTGCCGGCCATCTGGCCAATCAAACCCGGCATTCCAGCGGTCTGGAAGGCGTCCTCGCAGATGCCTTTGCCACCCGTGCCGAGGTGCTGAATCTCACCGGTCACTGGGTGACGATCCCGGCCGACCAGCGCTGCTACCTGGGCCGCTCCAGGGCGCTGGGCACGCTCGGCCAGTCATGCGTCGTCGGCTCTGTGATCTGGGACCGGCACATGAAGTTCAGTGTACTTCTTGGCCCGATGTCGCTCAGCCAGTTTGAAACCTTTGCCCCTGGCGGGTCCAGCCATCAGCCGCTGCATGACTGGATCGCCTTTTACACCCGGCGCGAGTTTTATTGGGAGGCCTCCATCCTGCTAAAAAAAGAGGAAGTGCCGAAAATAAGTCTTGGCCAGACGGGGCGGCTTGGTTACACCACATGGCTGAGCAGTCTGCCCTTTAAGCATGATCCCGGTGACTACCATATCCGTGGCGGAGGTTTGACCCCTGCGGAGAATTCCTGATCTTACGCCTTTCCCGATCCTCATCACTCACTCCTCAAACAAGCTCCCTAATTATGTCCGAAATCCGTCCTGGTGATCTCTTTGGCAGGCTTAACCGCCTGGGTTACAAGTCCATGGAAAGTGCCGCCACTTTCTGCAAGCTTAGGGGCAACCCCAAGGTGGAGCTCATCCACTTCCTGCACCAGGTGCTCAATGAGCAGGACAGTGACGTGCACCGCATCATCCAGCACTTCGGCATTGATACCTCCAAGCTCAGCACCCACATGCAGCGCTCCCTGGACATGCTACCGCGCGGGGCCAGCAGCATCAGCGGCTTCGCCCAGACCCTCCGGGAGGCGGTCGAGCAGGGCTGGGTGTATGGATCCCTGATGTACAAGCAGGGCAAGGTGCGCACCGGCCATATCTTCGTCGGTGTCCTGAAGAATCCCGGCCTCAGCGGCCACCTCCAGGTCATCAGCGATGAGTTCCGCAAAATCAAAGTGGACCCCCTGACCGACGAACTGCCCCAAATCATCGGCGGCTCTCCGGAAGATGACATGACGGAGACCGTCGGTGCCGGGGCCGCCCCTGGGGAGGGCAGCGGTGCTGTGCAGGGAGATTCCAAGCAGGGCAGTTCCCTCGCCCAATACTCGGTGGACCTAACTGACCGCGCCCGCAAAGGCGAGATTGATCCCATCCTGGGCCGGGATGAGGAGATCCGCCAGATCGTGGACATCCTGATGCGCCGCCGGCAGAACAACCCCATCCTCACGGGGGAGGCTGGCGTCGGCAAGACAGCTGTGGTGGAAGGTTTTGCGCTCCGCATCGCCAGCGGGGATGTACCGCCCGCGCTCCGCGATGTCACCCTGCGCACGCTGGACCTGGGCATGCTCCAGGCCGGAGCCAGCATGAAGGGCGAATTTGAAGAACGCCTAAAAAAAGTCATCGAGGAAGTCCAGGCCTCTCCCAAGCCAATCATCCTGTTCATTGATGAAGCCCACACCCTCATCGGAGCGGGCGGCCAGGCCGGCCAGCAGGACGCGGCCAACCTGCTCAAACCCGCGCTCGCCCGCGGCACCTTGCGCACCATCGCCGCCACGACCTGGGCGGAGTATAAAAAGTACTTTGAAAAGGATCCCGCCCTGACCCGCCGCTTCCAGGTCATCAAGGTGGAGGAGCCGGATGTCGAAAAAGCCGTCCGCATGATCCGCGGCCTGGCCCCGGTGCTGGAAAAACACCACAAGGTTCCCGTGCTGGATTCCGCCCTGGAATCCGCCGCCCGCCTCTCCGGCCGCTACATCCCATCCCGCCAGCTTCCGGACAAGGCCGTCAGCCTCATTGACACCGCCTGTGCCCGCGTGGCCATCAGCCAGCACGCCACCCCCGCCTCCGTGGAGGATGCCACCCGCCTCATCGAGGTGCTGAAGGCCGAGCTGGACATCCTGGACCGTGAAGGCGCCATCGGCCTGGACCACCAGAAACGCAAAGCTGACATTGCCGAAAAAGTGGCCGCTGAAGAGCAGCGCCTCGCCGGTCTGACCGCCCGCTGGGAGCAGGAAAAAGGCCTGGTCCTCAAGCTCCTCGCCGCCCGCGCCGACCTGCAGAAGCCTGATGAAGAAGGCCAGGCCAGCGACAAGGCCGGCATCCTGGAAGGCTGCCTCAGCATTGAAAAAGAGCTGGCCGATATCCAGGGGGAAAACCCCCTCGTCTTCCCGCATGTGGATGAGCAGGCGGTGGCCGCCGTCATCTCAGACTGGACCGGCATCCCCATCGGCCGCATGGTGAAAAACGAGATCGAGCAGACCCTGAAGCTGGCGGACATCCTGGAGCGCCGCGTCATTGGCCAGCGCCACGCGCTGAACACCATCGCCCGCCGTGTGCAGACCAGCCGCGCCCGCCTGGACAATCCCAACCGGCCCATCGGCGTCTTCATGCTCGCCGGCCCTTCCGGCACCGGCAAAACGGAGACCGCTCTCAGCCTCGCGGAAACCCTCTTTGGCGATGAAAGCAGCCTCATCGCCATCAACATGAGCGAGTTTCAGGAGTCACACACGGTCTCCACCCTGAAAGGCGCACCTCCCGGATATGTTGGTTACGGGGAAGGGGGCAAGCTTACCGAGGCCGTCCGCCGCCGCCCCTATTCCGTCGTGCTTCTGGATGAAGTGGAAAAAGCCCACCCGGACGTCCATGAGATCTTCTTCCAGGTCTTCGACAAAGGCTGGATGGAAGACGGTGAAGGCCGCTTCATTGACTTCAAAAACACCCTCATCATCCTGACCAGCAACGCCGCCCAGGACGTCGTCACCAGCCTGTGCAAAGACCCTGACCTGATGCCGGATGCCGAGGCTCTGGAAAAGGCCATGCGCACCCCGCTGACCAAGGTCTTCCCGGACGCGCTGCTGAACCGCCTCGTCGTCGTCCCTTATTACCCCATCAGCCAGGAGATGCTGCGTACCATCATCAAGCTGAACCTCCGCAAGGTGGAAAAACGCATCCTGGAAAACCATGGCATCCCCTTCACTTACGACGACTCCGTCCTGGAGCTCATCGCCCAGCGTTGTGGCGAGCTGGAGCGCGGCGCCCGCCTGGTGGATGCTCTCATCACCAACACCCTCCTCCCCGAAATCGGCCGCGAATTCCTGACCCGCCTCATGGACGGCCAGCAGCTCGACAAGGTCAACGTCGGCGTCAAAGACGGCGAGTTCAGCTTTGAGTTTTAAGTAAAGATGTGAATTTAAAAAGATAATTATATGTCTTATACACCCGCTAATTCTGGCAACAAAGTTCTTCCCACCTATGCGGAACTTGAAAAGCATTATCCAGTGGATCCTCAGGGCAACATCCTTCGAGTAGGAGGAAATTGCGCAATCTACGAGAATCAATGTGCAATTCGTATGAGCACCGCCTTGCAAGCGGCTGGCTTCCCTTTGGATGGCGGCTTTGCAACTAATTGGGGGCCTGTGTGTCTTGTAAATCAAACCAGTCTGGCCAGAGGAGCCAAGCCGTTGGCTGATTATATTTGGCGCACTTTCGGTGCACCAGTCACCTTGGATACCAGCTCATCAGCAACGATATCGGGGAAAAAGGGGATCGTTTACTTTGATCAACAAGGGTCAGACAACAATATTATCGTTTACCGTCACATTGACCTTTGGGACGGCACTAAGACGAAAGGTTACAATCCGTTCGGTACAGGTTCGTCAAAAGTTTGGTTCTGGCTGCTGCCATAAAATTGACAGCACTCTTGATGATGTCACCACTCTAAAACCGCACCCCATGAACTCCGAACTCGACAAAGCCCTGGCTCATTTCCGTTCGACTCAGAGCAGCTTCATCATTGAAGCGGGAGCCGCCATCTCCAAGGGGAACTGGAACTCTTTGGAAAGCCTCATTGACAAGGTATCCAAATCCAAAGTGGTGGAGTCTATCTCCAGCCTGGTGAATTCTTCCGGCGAGGCCTTGAAGGCGCTGCAAGCGAAGTTCAACCCGGATGCTTTCAAGTTCATCTCGGGCATCATGATCGTCGGGGTCGGCGGCGGCATTCTGGCGGAGGTGGCAGGGGTGGCTGCTGCCATTGGCCTTTCCGTCATGTCCACCTATGTCATCGGCTGCCTGCTTCTCCTATGGGGTGTTTCTTTGGCCTTTCCATCCGTCTGGTCAATGGCGCTTGAGAAGCTGAAGAATTCGCAGAATGATTGGCTGAAATCGTTCTGAGAATTTTAGCCGCTGCCGCTTATGCCTTCATCGCTCCTTCCGCTGAAAACGGCCCTGCTTCTGGCCGCTGCCGGCCTGTCGTGGATTTCCCAGGCCGCAGCCCAGGAGAACCCGGACCAGTATCGCAACTTCGCCCCCACGAAGGATGTGGCCATGCTGGTGGATGTGTCCGTTTCTGTTCAGCGCGATACTGCCGGGCATGAAGGGGCACGCGGCATCATTCAGGATCTGCTGGAGGGCAAGCCGCTCTCCAATACCAACTGGGTGGCCGAGCCTGGCAGCCCGGAAATGGGAGAGCTCTTTGCCGATTATCTGCGGGAGCCGCGCACCGCCAACTCCGCTGAGCTGCGGCCCCTGATGGCTGCGGGCAACAGCTTTCTGAGCCTGCCGGTGGGCAATCTGACCACCGTGCTCAACGGCGAGGTGCACCGCAAGCTGCGGGACATCCAGGGCATCCGCACGCTGGTGGCGGATGGCTACCCCCGCCAGATGAAGGACACGAGTACCTGCTACTGGTTTGCCATGGCGCAGGCGGCGGACACGCTTTCCCAAAAGTCCCGCCTGGGTTATTACCTGTTTGTGGTCTCTGATGAAGAGGATGATCCGGACTACCGGGCGGACGGTCCGCCCGGGCACACCGCCCGCGACTATGACCGCTACCTGAAGGAGCTGGCCCCGCAGTATCCGGTGGAATCCATCCGCGCCGCCATCGGCAAGTATTTCCTGCCTGCACGTCCCAGCCCTCGCAATGCGGAGGTGTTCACCCCCCGGGACAGTTTTAAGCAGGTGCTCATCGCCCGCTTTTATCAAAAAGGCTCCGAAGCCCGCAGCAGCGCCCGCAACCAAAAGGTGCGCATCTCCTGGTACGCCATGGGCGTGGCCCCGGAAAAAGTGCTGGTTCCGCGTGAACCGCCACCCCTGGCTCCCGGGGAGCCGGAGCCGGTCAAGCCCCTGGCCTACCAGCCGCCCAAGCAGACGGCCCGCCTGCAATTCCTGGGCGGTCTGGATTCGGGTAAAAAGAGATTTGATTATGCCAAACCCATCCTGGTCTGGCAGATCGCCAACCTGGAAGGGAGCGGCTGGGATGCCGGCAGCCGGCCAGTGGTGGAGCTGGTCAACAGCAGCGCGCGGGCCGGCGGCCTGCTGAACAACTCCCCGCGCAAGGTCATCAAAAGCTGGCAGGTACCCGACCAGCTTCCGAACGGCACCCATCCCCTGGAGGTGGAGTTCAAAGGCGGCGATGCTTCCAGCGCGCTCAGCCAGGATCTGGACATTGTAAAAAACGCCAGCAGCACGTGGTGGCTCAACATTCTGGCGATCGTTTCCGGCGTGGTGGCCCTCGTCATCTTTTTCATCGCCTGGCGCAGCCTGAAGGAGAAGCGCGTGGTCAGCTCACCGGCCTGAAGGCTTGCGTTTCCATAACTGGTCCAGCGCGCTCAGACGGCGTGCCCAGGCCGGACGCAGGGTCTCCGGCTGGGCCAGCGTCAGCCCCACCCAGATGATGCCATAACAGGCCACCACCCAGGCCAGCAGTGAAATGACCCCCTGCACAGCGGCGCTGCCCATGGCATAGAAGCTGCCTGATTCGATAACCACATCCGGACGTTTATACAGATAGTTTTTGGTGGAGGATCCGTCTCCGTCCGCGTCTTCATCCTCTGGTTTGCCGCTATGCGGCAGCAGTAGCACCTTGCCAGTCTTGTCCGCATCCACGGCGACATTCTGCCAGGAAGTGGCATACTCATCCACCTCGCGGTACCTCATGGATTCCTGCCGCCCGTCCACTCGAATTTTTTTCACCACGGCCAGCGGGATCAGCGTCTGGGGCAGCTTGCCTGGCATCGTATCCTTGAAGTCTGTCCACAGAAACATGGGGACCTCCGTTTTATCGGTCATCAGCGGCATCCGGGCGCCGGCGATGTTCCCGGCATCCAGCAGCCGCTGGGCGCTGGCACTGGGCACGGCATGGCTGAAAAAGCGCGCCAGCGGAGGCATCTCCGGCAGGGTGACCACGAAGCCGCTGAAAAGGATCTGCGGGATCAGCACCAGCGGCACCCACAGAGTGGCCTGGGTGGTCGTCCGCGCGTGGGAGGACAGGCTCAGGCCGATCATCACCCCTACCACCCCGGCCAGTCCGAAGGCCAGGCCAAAGAGGCCCATGCCCGTCAGGGTGCCGGGAAAAATATCCCGTCCCGGACTGCTGACCAGCCCTGTGGCCCCGCCCAGCAGCACGGGCACCGCCTGAGCCAGCAGCAGCATCACCACCTGCAGCCAGGAGATCACAGACAGGAAAGCCGTCTTGCTCAAGATGTAGGGATGCAGGCTCAGCCCCGCAATGCGCTCCCGGCGGAAGATGGGCAGTTCACGCGTGATGGTCTGCGCAGCATTGCTGCAGCCAAACCACAGCGTGGCGATGAGGCAGGCAAAGAACCTGAACTCCGGGTCATCCCGGCCCACCCAGCCTGCCAGGGCACCAATGCCCACGGCCTGGAGCAGCAGCGACTTCCAGTTGCGCGGGTCCGCCCTCAGGATGCTCCACTGGGTCTGGATCAGCACGCTGAGGGTGGTGAGAAAGCCCGGCCGCTTTTGCCGCCGGAGGCTGGCCACCACCCGGCGCGGCGGCGGCGGTGCATCCGGCTGAAAGGGGGCCAGCGGGGAGGTGACAAATTTCTGCTCCCACTTCTCCGTGTCTTTCTGCTCGCTGAGCAGTTTATAAATGCGCTCCAGCTTGACCGAGGCTCCGCTGCTCTCCGTGGCCGTGGCATCCTTGACCTCCAGGAAATGGCTGCGCGCCTCATCCTGCGTGCCCATGAACATCAGCCTGCCATCATGAATGAAGGCGATGCGGTCAAACAGATAGGCCTTGTGCAGGCTGTGCGTGGTACACACCACGGT
Encoded proteins:
- the tssH gene encoding type VI secretion system ATPase TssH, yielding MSEIRPGDLFGRLNRLGYKSMESAATFCKLRGNPKVELIHFLHQVLNEQDSDVHRIIQHFGIDTSKLSTHMQRSLDMLPRGASSISGFAQTLREAVEQGWVYGSLMYKQGKVRTGHIFVGVLKNPGLSGHLQVISDEFRKIKVDPLTDELPQIIGGSPEDDMTETVGAGAAPGEGSGAVQGDSKQGSSLAQYSVDLTDRARKGEIDPILGRDEEIRQIVDILMRRRQNNPILTGEAGVGKTAVVEGFALRIASGDVPPALRDVTLRTLDLGMLQAGASMKGEFEERLKKVIEEVQASPKPIILFIDEAHTLIGAGGQAGQQDAANLLKPALARGTLRTIAATTWAEYKKYFEKDPALTRRFQVIKVEEPDVEKAVRMIRGLAPVLEKHHKVPVLDSALESAARLSGRYIPSRQLPDKAVSLIDTACARVAISQHATPASVEDATRLIEVLKAELDILDREGAIGLDHQKRKADIAEKVAAEEQRLAGLTARWEQEKGLVLKLLAARADLQKPDEEGQASDKAGILEGCLSIEKELADIQGENPLVFPHVDEQAVAAVISDWTGIPIGRMVKNEIEQTLKLADILERRVIGQRHALNTIARRVQTSRARLDNPNRPIGVFMLAGPSGTGKTETALSLAETLFGDESSLIAINMSEFQESHTVSTLKGAPPGYVGYGEGGKLTEAVRRRPYSVVLLDEVEKAHPDVHEIFFQVFDKGWMEDGEGRFIDFKNTLIILTSNAAQDVVTSLCKDPDLMPDAEALEKAMRTPLTKVFPDALLNRLVVVPYYPISQEMLRTIIKLNLRKVEKRILENHGIPFTYDDSVLELIAQRCGELERGARLVDALITNTLLPEIGREFLTRLMDGQQLDKVNVGVKDGEFSFEF
- a CDS encoding T6SS effector amidase Tae4 family protein — its product is MSYTPANSGNKVLPTYAELEKHYPVDPQGNILRVGGNCAIYENQCAIRMSTALQAAGFPLDGGFATNWGPVCLVNQTSLARGAKPLADYIWRTFGAPVTLDTSSSATISGKKGIVYFDQQGSDNNIIVYRHIDLWDGTKTKGYNPFGTGSSKVWFWLLP
- a CDS encoding ATP-binding cassette domain-containing protein; the encoded protein is MKGLLEYFKPGSQIVVKELSKEQTAFGPAQVQAVIEWQPARATWTILCANPNAGLTVNGRSLTPGARVALGHFDVITSGTTNVRFLRIPEPPQMRSSTCWEVFLGQRKLVIGRMDGDALTSSTQPADVEFWNLDNDDRSISKIHVEIRRESAGFVIYDRSRTGTYLNGSAFEPRPLVPGDRFNVGSYYFEFTGTSVRCVDQVCGARVEGRGLTLEVPHGDGVKRILKGVSIEIKAGEFLGVLGGSGQGKSTLMNILAGLSLATDGEILVDGAPAAKHRSEAGAVGFVPQDDIVHHELRVRDAITLTAKLRLSVPDAAIEKLVSSILHRLGLERQAQQPISSLSGGQRKRVNIATELLARPPVLFLDEPTSGLDPENEEGVISTLQNLCLTGQTVVCTTHSLHKAYLFDRIAFIHDGRLMFMGTQDEARSHFLEVKDATATESSGASVKLERIYKLLSEQKDTEKWEQKFVTSPLAPFQPDAPPPPRRVVASLRRQKRPGFLTTLSVLIQTQWSILRADPRNWKSLLLQAVGIGALAGWVGRDDPEFRFFACLIATLWFGCSNAAQTITRELPIFRRERIAGLSLHPYILSKTAFLSVISWLQVVMLLLAQAVPVLLGGATGLVSSPGRDIFPGTLTGMGLFGLAFGLAGVVGVMIGLSLSSHARTTTQATLWVPLVLIPQILFSGFVVTLPEMPPLARFFSHAVPSASAQRLLDAGNIAGARMPLMTDKTEVPMFLWTDFKDTMPGKLPQTLIPLAVVKKIRVDGRQESMRYREVDEYATSWQNVAVDADKTGKVLLLPHSGKPEDEDADGDGSSTKNYLYKRPDVVIESGSFYAMGSAAVQGVISLLAWVVACYGIIWVGLTLAQPETLRPAWARRLSALDQLWKRKPSGR